From a single Calothrix sp. NIES-2098 genomic region:
- a CDS encoding ABC transporter ATP-binding protein yields the protein MLTIKNLNKSYRKRQVLQNLNLHIASGEIYGLIGANGAGKTTTINIICNLLKADSGDIQINHQPVSESTKKLIGVAPQENILYKTLSCEENLKFFADIYGLNRKERQRMIAETLVAVNLIDRAKHPVETLSGGMQRRLNIAVALVHQPQLVILDEPTTGLDIEARYEIWELIRQLKNQGITVLLTTHLLDEAERLCQRIGILKNGHILAEGSLAELRRLIPAQEVILVQTEFEEQAIARAKEYGFAHRRYGSDLAFWLPEPLELKEIIARFEGIAINSIARQPVRLEHIYVELMHHH from the coding sequence ATGCTTACAATTAAAAACTTAAATAAATCCTATAGAAAAAGACAAGTTCTCCAAAATTTGAACTTGCATATAGCTTCAGGAGAAATTTATGGCTTAATTGGCGCAAATGGAGCAGGTAAGACCACTACAATTAATATTATTTGTAATTTGCTCAAGGCTGACAGTGGTGATATTCAAATCAATCATCAACCAGTTTCAGAATCTACGAAAAAACTGATTGGTGTCGCACCCCAAGAAAATATCCTTTATAAAACTCTATCTTGTGAAGAAAATCTGAAATTCTTCGCAGATATTTATGGATTAAACCGCAAAGAACGCCAAAGAATGATCGCAGAAACTTTAGTAGCTGTAAACTTAATAGATAGAGCAAAACATCCCGTAGAGACGCTTAGTGGAGGAATGCAGAGGCGGTTAAATATTGCAGTAGCTTTAGTGCATCAGCCACAGCTAGTAATACTAGACGAACCAACGACGGGTTTAGATATTGAGGCGAGATACGAAATTTGGGAGTTGATTCGTCAACTAAAAAATCAAGGAATTACAGTTTTGCTCACAACTCATTTACTAGACGAAGCAGAACGCCTTTGCCAAAGAATTGGTATTCTCAAAAACGGCCATATCTTGGCTGAAGGTAGTTTAGCAGAATTGCGCAGATTAATTCCAGCCCAAGAAGTTATTTTAGTGCAAACTGAGTTTGAAGAGCAAGCGATCGCCAGAGCCAAAGAATATGGTTTTGCTCATAGGCGTTATGGTAGCGACTTGGCCTTTTGGTTGCCAGAGCCTTTGGAATTAAAAGAAATTATTGCACGGTTTGAGGGTATAGCGATTAACTCAATTGCCCGTCAACCTGTACGTTTAGAGCATATTTATGTGGAACTAATGCATCACCATTAG
- a CDS encoding ABC-2 type transporter yields the protein MKYLREIIAVSQRILIELLRRRRSLIFWSIFPISVLIISGFILAERAQLPLTSAFAYAAPSSLVGAAMFFSCLGGSVATVVAEREQQTLKRLFLSPLSGTSYFLGIFLAHSCIGLGQTLLIYTVAAFWGATFKGSILLGLIIILMTIIAYVGLGFILGTQLARRIEDVNALVAAFGVPLLILGGAFLPATLFPPTLINIAKFNPIYHMNESLVAVSAKGEGIADISSHFWFLLIFSIAMFGCGWFAYRRMLIVERRL from the coding sequence ATGAAATATTTGCGTGAAATTATAGCAGTAAGCCAGCGCATTTTAATTGAGCTATTGCGCCGTAGACGCAGCTTAATTTTCTGGAGTATTTTTCCGATTTCAGTATTAATTATCAGTGGATTTATTTTAGCAGAACGGGCACAACTACCACTTACATCTGCTTTTGCATATGCTGCTCCTTCAAGTTTAGTAGGTGCAGCAATGTTTTTTAGTTGTTTGGGTGGAAGTGTCGCCACTGTCGTTGCAGAAAGAGAACAGCAAACTCTCAAACGTTTGTTTCTTTCTCCTTTAAGCGGTACTTCTTATTTTTTGGGAATTTTTTTAGCTCATAGTTGCATTGGTTTGGGACAAACATTATTAATTTATACTGTTGCGGCTTTTTGGGGTGCTACTTTCAAGGGTTCTATTTTATTAGGATTGATAATTATTTTAATGACTATTATTGCTTATGTAGGTTTAGGTTTTATTTTAGGAACCCAATTAGCTCGGAGAATTGAAGATGTCAACGCTTTAGTAGCAGCATTTGGCGTACCTTTATTAATTTTAGGTGGAGCATTTTTACCCGCTACGCTGTTTCCTCCTACCTTAATTAATATAGCCAAATTTAATCCGATTTATCACATGAATGAATCGCTTGTAGCCGTTTCAGCTAAGGGTGAAGGAATTGCTGATATTTCCTCACACTTCTGGTTTTTATTAATTTTTTCTATAGCAATGTTTGGATGTGGATGGTTCGCTTATCGGCGGATGTTAATAGTTGAGAGAAGATTATAA
- a CDS encoding TetR family transcriptional regulator protein: MPDDRNSPKQVPSSGRERILDEAEQLFRARGYNSVAMRDIAQAVGIRQASLYYHFPSKEQLFVAVTERMFERHRLGIQQAIGEHEDNLRSQLSAIGAWFISQPTIHFLSMVHTDMPLLDEENTARLSACSTKCIFEPICQIFAQAQQRGEIRTVRPQLLAGFFLSVMESLPLAATLADAVPKQTIVNEMISVLLDGLKLQ, encoded by the coding sequence GTGCCAGACGATCGCAACTCTCCAAAACAAGTCCCATCTAGTGGCAGAGAACGCATTCTTGATGAAGCAGAACAGTTATTTCGCGCGCGTGGCTATAATTCGGTAGCCATGAGGGATATTGCTCAAGCAGTGGGAATCCGACAGGCTTCTTTGTACTATCATTTTCCCAGCAAAGAGCAACTTTTTGTCGCCGTGACCGAGCGAATGTTTGAACGCCATCGCCTCGGTATACAGCAAGCTATTGGCGAACACGAGGATAATTTGCGATCGCAACTATCTGCAATCGGTGCGTGGTTTATCTCTCAACCTACCATCCACTTTTTGAGCATGGTACACACAGATATGCCTTTATTAGATGAGGAAAATACTGCGAGATTATCAGCTTGCTCTACCAAATGCATTTTTGAGCCTATTTGTCAAATTTTTGCTCAAGCACAACAGCGAGGAGAAATTCGTACTGTACGTCCCCAATTGCTAGCTGGATTCTTTTTGTCGGTGATGGAGAGTCTTCCCCTCGCCGCTACCTTAGCCGATGCTGTACCGAAACAAACTATTGTGAATGAAATGATTTCTGTTTTATTAGATGGATTGAAACTCCAGTGA
- a CDS encoding putative phytoene dehydrogenase Rieske iron-sulfur component — protein sequence MSQLSNSPESSTISRRTLLKWFGIGSIAGVTGYSRFSKPKPTVFQRDTLQLPRMLNQGKSVVVIGAGLAGLACAYELSQRGFAVTLLEKSPQLGGKIASWQVEAVGETFMMEHGFHGFFPQYYNLNGLVTELGINEHFQSLNFYSVVYRDRKYQPEVFRPSRSAFPWNIIDLAIASPNRFQWGINLINLKHLQVFQAITGFQRERNYRRFDNISVADWVATEFPQGLYDLYFLPFAKSSLNAPDLMSVGELMQFFHFYFFGNPEGLAFNGTKDDMGTSLVQPIAQTILSNGGKIITDATVSEISAVQGKINSLKYFDGNNNNNVVPFSVKRNSVVADEKIEYFGAADEVFAAPKGSKEAISLTCTHQGCTVKKAEDGKFHCPCHGAVFTADGKVLKGPAQRDLTKFKIVARQDEELQLVAANPESSSPQAIAADYYVFATDVPGVQQLFKRINGDVDKKVRSQVEKLSIADPFAVCRFWFNRDFQWEQSNFTSLSGYQLTDSITLYHRIQEQFIDWANRTGGSVVELHAYCYKEKEFPNQEALLNTFEQELYEIVPELKQAKVLHRELVNQHNFSGYPPNSYAERPETSTSIANVIFAGDWVKMPFPCGLMERAVSSGLLAANEILSREGLQRRSLLSVNPEGLLQI from the coding sequence ATGAGTCAATTATCAAATTCACCAGAATCATCTACTATATCCCGCCGCACGCTGCTGAAGTGGTTCGGTATTGGTAGTATCGCTGGAGTAACTGGATACTCTCGTTTCAGTAAGCCAAAACCAACGGTTTTTCAAAGAGACACTCTACAACTACCAAGGATGCTAAATCAAGGTAAAAGTGTGGTAGTGATTGGGGCTGGATTAGCGGGTTTAGCCTGTGCATACGAATTGAGTCAACGGGGATTTGCTGTGACACTTTTAGAAAAGTCCCCTCAACTTGGTGGTAAAATTGCTAGTTGGCAAGTTGAAGCCGTTGGTGAAACTTTCATGATGGAGCATGGGTTTCATGGCTTTTTTCCCCAATACTATAATTTGAATGGTTTAGTTACAGAATTAGGGATAAACGAGCATTTCCAATCTTTAAATTTTTATTCGGTTGTGTATCGCGATCGCAAATATCAACCAGAGGTATTTCGTCCTAGCCGTTCAGCCTTTCCTTGGAATATTATAGATTTAGCGATCGCTTCTCCCAATCGCTTCCAATGGGGAATTAATCTCATTAATTTAAAGCACTTACAAGTATTTCAGGCGATTACTGGATTTCAGCGCGAAAGAAATTATCGACGCTTTGATAATATTTCTGTGGCTGATTGGGTAGCCACAGAATTTCCCCAAGGTTTATATGATTTATATTTTCTCCCTTTTGCTAAATCTAGTTTGAATGCACCAGATTTGATGAGTGTGGGAGAACTCATGCAATTCTTCCACTTTTATTTTTTTGGCAATCCTGAAGGATTAGCTTTTAATGGTACAAAAGACGATATGGGAACTAGTTTAGTCCAACCCATAGCTCAGACAATTTTGAGTAACGGCGGTAAAATTATTACAGATGCAACAGTAAGTGAAATTTCTGCTGTCCAAGGTAAAATTAATTCCTTAAAATATTTTGATGGTAATAATAACAATAATGTTGTACCTTTTTCGGTTAAGCGTAACTCAGTTGTTGCAGATGAAAAGATAGAATATTTTGGAGCAGCTGATGAAGTATTTGCTGCACCTAAGGGAAGTAAAGAAGCAATTTCGCTTACCTGCACCCATCAAGGTTGTACTGTTAAAAAAGCAGAGGATGGTAAGTTTCATTGTCCTTGTCATGGTGCAGTTTTTACTGCTGATGGAAAAGTTTTAAAAGGGCCAGCACAGCGAGATTTAACTAAGTTTAAAATAGTAGCAAGGCAAGATGAAGAATTACAATTAGTAGCAGCTAATCCAGAATCGTCATCACCACAAGCAATCGCAGCCGATTATTATGTATTTGCTACTGATGTACCGGGAGTACAGCAACTATTTAAGCGGATTAATGGCGATGTCGATAAAAAAGTGCGATCGCAAGTGGAAAAATTAAGCATCGCCGATCCTTTTGCTGTGTGTCGTTTTTGGTTTAACCGTGATTTTCAGTGGGAACAAAGTAATTTTACTTCCTTATCTGGCTACCAGCTAACTGATAGTATTACCCTGTATCATCGCATTCAAGAACAATTTATTGACTGGGCAAATCGTACAGGTGGTAGCGTAGTAGAATTACACGCTTACTGCTATAAAGAAAAAGAATTTCCCAACCAGGAAGCTTTGTTAAATACTTTTGAGCAGGAACTATACGAAATAGTCCCAGAATTAAAGCAAGCAAAGGTATTGCATCGAGAATTGGTAAATCAACATAACTTTTCTGGCTATCCACCAAATAGTTATGCAGAACGTCCAGAAACTAGCACCAGTATTGCTAATGTAATTTTTGCTGGAGATTGGGTAAAAATGCCTTTCCCTTGTGGGTTAATGGAAAGGGCTGTAAGTAGCGGTTTATTAGCAGCCAATGAGATTTTATCGCGTGAGGGTTTGCAGAGGCGATCGCTTTTATCTGTAAATCCAGAGGGATTATTACAAATTTAA
- a CDS encoding small multidrug resistance protein, with amino-acid sequence MLISWIYLVAAVLFEVIGTTCMKLSQGFTKVTPSILVFTSYGLCLTFLTLSLKKIEVSVAYSFWAGLGTTLIALIGIFWFRESMSSVKFISIILIVIGVIGLNSGK; translated from the coding sequence ATGCTAATCAGTTGGATTTACCTTGTTGCAGCAGTTTTGTTTGAAGTTATCGGTACAACTTGTATGAAGTTGTCGCAAGGGTTTACTAAAGTTACTCCTTCAATATTAGTATTTACATCTTATGGGCTGTGTCTAACTTTTCTCACACTTTCGCTCAAAAAAATTGAAGTCAGTGTTGCTTATTCTTTTTGGGCTGGTTTGGGGACTACACTCATTGCACTCATTGGAATTTTTTGGTTTCGAGAATCTATGAGTAGCGTTAAATTCATATCTATCATATTGATAGTTATTGGCGTGATTGGTTTAAATTCAGGTAAGTAG
- a CDS encoding Osmosensitive K+ channel Signal Transduction Histidine Kinase, sensor domain protein: MLNNSTSSPDNSYIRPYRRGKHKIFIGMAPGVGKTYKMLEEAHQLKQDGIDVVIGILETHGRKETAQKATGLEVIPRKTSSRENVTLEEMDTDAILLRSPQLVLVDELAHTNVPGSPREKRYQDVEAILAAGIDVYSTVNIQHLESLNDLVARITGVVVRERIPDRLLDEADAVVVIDVTPETLEERLLEGKIYAPEKISQSLDNFFQRRNLIALRELALREVADTVEEANTSTLEGQNCNIHERVLVCVSTYPNSVQLLRRGARIANYMNARLYAIFVADPERFLTKQESLHIHTCEKLCKEFSGEFLHVKSHNVAQEIAQVAAKYHITQIVIGESQQPRWKRWFKLSFTQRLMELIRYQNIDLHIIATDK, encoded by the coding sequence ATGCTCAATAATTCTACAAGCTCGCCTGACAATTCTTACATTCGTCCTTACCGACGCGGAAAACATAAAATTTTCATTGGGATGGCTCCTGGCGTCGGCAAAACTTACAAAATGTTAGAAGAAGCACATCAACTAAAACAAGATGGTATTGATGTTGTAATTGGTATCTTGGAAACTCATGGACGCAAAGAAACAGCCCAAAAAGCTACAGGTTTGGAGGTGATTCCTAGAAAAACCAGTAGCAGAGAAAATGTGACTTTAGAAGAAATGGATACGGATGCAATTCTCTTGCGTTCTCCTCAACTTGTATTGGTTGATGAACTCGCTCATACTAATGTACCTGGTTCTCCACGCGAAAAGCGCTACCAAGATGTAGAAGCGATTTTAGCCGCAGGAATTGATGTTTACTCGACTGTCAACATTCAACATTTAGAAAGTTTGAACGACTTAGTTGCAAGAATTACAGGCGTTGTCGTGCGAGAACGAATTCCAGATCGCTTGCTTGACGAAGCTGATGCGGTTGTGGTGATTGATGTGACGCCAGAAACCCTAGAAGAACGCCTGCTAGAAGGTAAAATTTACGCCCCTGAAAAAATTTCTCAATCGTTAGACAACTTTTTTCAGCGTCGCAATTTAATTGCTTTGCGAGAACTGGCTTTACGAGAAGTAGCAGATACAGTTGAAGAAGCTAACACTTCTACTTTAGAAGGACAGAACTGTAATATTCACGAGCGAGTTTTAGTTTGCGTGTCTACCTATCCTAATTCTGTGCAATTACTCCGTCGGGGAGCGAGAATTGCTAATTACATGAATGCGCGACTTTATGCGATTTTTGTTGCAGATCCCGAACGATTCCTCACCAAACAAGAAAGTTTACATATTCATACCTGCGAGAAATTATGTAAAGAATTTAGTGGCGAGTTTTTACACGTCAAAAGTCACAACGTCGCCCAAGAAATTGCTCAAGTTGCAGCTAAATATCATATCACTCAAATTGTCATTGGTGAAAGCCAGCAGCCTCGATGGAAAAGATGGTTTAAACTTTCTTTTACCCAACGCTTGATGGAGCTAATTAGATATCAAAATATTGATTTACACATCATCGCTACTGACAAATAG
- a CDS encoding undecaprenyl pyrophosphate synthetase has translation MLPYPAGTLTLRERLRRTANGRNDGYLNRHDITLSLRLRALREPLVNFLINTKNLMNPLPPDLNPEKIPQHIAVIMDGNGRWATSRGLPRIAGHRQGASTLKQLLRCCKDWGIKALTAYAFSTENWQRPIEEVDFLMHLFERLLRRELAQMHQEGVRISFIGDLSALPPSLQTEVERSMIETLNNQAIHFTVAVNYGSRNEITKACRQLAQLVQQGQLSAEAIDESLVEKHLYTADTPAPDLLIRTSGEMRLSNFLLWQMAYTEMYFTDILWPDFDREAFHQALLSYQKRDRRFGQVKPLLSA, from the coding sequence TTGCTTCCCTACCCTGCGGGAACGCTTACCCTTCGGGAACGGCTCCGCCGAACAGCGAACGGTCGCAATGACGGTTATTTGAACAGACATGATATTACACTCTCTCTGCGCCTCCGCGCTCTGCGTGAGCCTTTAGTAAATTTCCTCATCAACACCAAAAATCTCATGAACCCCCTACCCCCAGACCTCAACCCCGAAAAAATTCCCCAACACATAGCCGTAATCATGGATGGTAACGGTAGATGGGCAACTAGCCGAGGACTACCACGCATCGCCGGACATCGCCAGGGCGCTAGCACCCTCAAACAACTATTACGCTGCTGCAAAGATTGGGGAATCAAAGCCCTCACCGCCTACGCATTTTCTACTGAAAATTGGCAGCGTCCCATTGAAGAAGTAGACTTTCTCATGCACTTATTTGAGCGATTATTACGCCGTGAGTTAGCCCAAATGCACCAAGAAGGAGTGAGAATTTCCTTTATTGGCGATTTGTCAGCTTTACCCCCATCTCTGCAAACGGAAGTGGAACGTTCAATGATTGAAACATTGAATAATCAAGCAATTCACTTTACTGTTGCTGTCAACTACGGTAGCCGCAACGAAATCACAAAAGCTTGTCGTCAACTAGCGCAACTGGTACAACAAGGTCAACTCAGTGCAGAAGCAATCGATGAAAGCCTGGTAGAAAAACATCTCTACACAGCAGATACTCCAGCACCAGATTTACTAATTCGTACTAGTGGAGAGATGCGCTTGAGTAATTTTTTGTTGTGGCAAATGGCGTATACAGAGATGTACTTTACTGATATTCTCTGGCCTGATTTCGATCGAGAAGCATTTCATCAGGCTTTGTTGAGTTACCAAAAACGCGATCGCCGTTTCGGTCAAGTCAAACCTTTACTCTCAGCCTAA
- a CDS encoding Rieske (2Fe-2S) region — MLCLQEKRLLKVKETLMTTKNNLQGDIDNAIGQFHQQDEEIFQWTKQWYPVAVVDFLDPSRPHAVQLLGKDLVVWRDNLGKWSCFEDFCPHRLAPLSEGRVESDGTLLCAYHAWRFDAQGNCVSIPQSKDEQTASANCSNPKSCAVSYPTQERQGLLWVWAESGQTAQLESQLRTPRIIPELEDESLQVKHLFWNIRDLAYGWDFFMENVADPAHVPVSHHGIVGDRYKDAKYYDMPCIKQISTQEGFAFEITPTAPTIKQAIHDFQPPCHMKIVSTSVDGGKLILALYATPTRPGWCRHIGCQVLVKNESGKIPKGLGIFGLPMPTWLGHVLSSLFLHQDLVFLHYQQKILAKRQNNRWLDAVYTPNPQDKMVITFRQWLEKKAGGSIPWAGGESSNLSAAELDKQKLFDVWTTHTQHCSVCQDALKNIKRLYVLAYGLAAIFLCVGVIIDARAIAVKAALASVNHLPIPLLTVLPPIGFWWAFAGATLFAVVGYLLKKLSRLFYVYEFEHAHND, encoded by the coding sequence ATGCTCTGCTTACAGGAGAAGCGTCTGTTAAAGGTCAAAGAAACACTCATGACTACTAAAAATAATTTGCAAGGCGATATAGATAACGCTATTGGACAATTTCATCAACAAGACGAAGAAATATTCCAGTGGACAAAGCAGTGGTATCCAGTAGCAGTTGTAGATTTCTTAGATCCATCTCGCCCACACGCAGTCCAGTTACTAGGAAAGGATCTTGTTGTGTGGCGAGATAATTTGGGCAAGTGGTCTTGTTTTGAAGATTTTTGTCCCCATCGACTAGCGCCTCTTTCGGAAGGGCGTGTTGAGTCTGATGGAACGCTTTTATGTGCATACCACGCTTGGCGTTTTGATGCGCAGGGAAACTGTGTGAGTATTCCCCAGTCAAAAGATGAGCAAACAGCCTCTGCAAATTGTTCCAACCCTAAATCCTGTGCTGTTAGCTATCCAACCCAAGAACGTCAAGGTCTACTGTGGGTTTGGGCTGAGTCAGGACAAACAGCACAACTTGAAAGCCAATTGAGAACACCACGAATTATTCCAGAACTTGAGGATGAGTCACTTCAAGTAAAACATTTGTTTTGGAACATCCGAGATTTAGCCTACGGATGGGACTTTTTTATGGAGAATGTGGCCGATCCTGCCCATGTACCCGTTTCCCACCACGGTATTGTAGGCGATCGCTATAAAGATGCCAAATACTATGATATGCCTTGCATCAAGCAGATATCTACACAAGAAGGGTTCGCCTTTGAAATCACACCGACAGCACCCACAATTAAGCAAGCGATACACGATTTTCAACCACCCTGTCATATGAAAATTGTCTCAACATCTGTTGATGGTGGCAAACTCATTCTGGCATTATATGCCACCCCAACTCGTCCGGGATGGTGTCGTCATATTGGCTGTCAGGTATTAGTCAAGAATGAATCTGGGAAAATACCCAAAGGATTAGGAATCTTTGGTCTGCCAATGCCAACTTGGTTAGGTCATGTTTTGTCATCCCTATTCTTACACCAAGATTTAGTGTTTCTCCATTACCAACAGAAAATTTTAGCTAAACGGCAAAACAACCGATGGTTGGATGCAGTCTATACACCCAATCCTCAAGACAAAATGGTAATTACATTTCGCCAGTGGTTGGAGAAAAAAGCTGGAGGTAGTATTCCTTGGGCTGGTGGAGAGAGTTCTAATCTTTCCGCAGCAGAACTAGACAAGCAAAAGCTTTTTGATGTCTGGACAACTCACACTCAACATTGTTCTGTTTGTCAGGATGCACTGAAAAATATTAAACGCCTTTATGTATTAGCTTATGGATTAGCTGCAATTTTTCTGTGTGTAGGCGTAATTATCGATGCGAGGGCTATAGCGGTAAAAGCTGCCCTAGCATCTGTAAATCATCTGCCGATACCGCTTTTAACAGTTCTTCCCCCAATCGGATTCTGGTGGGCATTTGCAGGCGCAACGTTATTTGCAGTAGTAGGATACTTGTTAAAGAAATTGAGCCGACTATTTTACGTTTATGAGTTTGAACACGCCCACAATGACTAA
- a CDS encoding 2-hydroxy-6-oxohepta-2,4-dienoate hydrolase, producing MFSSFLPSQVNQIKDLEAIAVVASIETIALVTPLSQQPILTTYIHKGRGGTPILLLHGFDSSILEFRLLLPLLAAENETWAVDLLGFGFTQRQKEIQYSPDTIKIHLYEFWANLIKEPIVLVGASMGGATAIDFTLTYPEIVKSLVLINSLGYTGAPTFSKYLFPPFDFFAVEYLRQRHILAFNIGSTLANLDPKILSAIQCAMLHQEMPGWYDAMISYVKTGGYTNLANRIAQVDKPTLILWGENDDMLASGDAEKFQKDIANSQLIKLKNCGHAPQIEQPQITSQHILQFLQYGDF from the coding sequence ATGTTCTCTAGTTTTCTTCCATCACAAGTTAATCAAATCAAAGACTTAGAGGCGATCGCTGTCGTTGCTAGTATAGAAACAATTGCGCTTGTAACTCCCCTTAGCCAACAGCCAATCCTCACAACTTATATTCATAAAGGCCGGGGAGGAACACCGATTCTGCTACTACACGGCTTCGACAGTTCCATCCTAGAGTTCCGGCTGCTGTTGCCATTACTTGCGGCTGAAAATGAAACATGGGCAGTAGATTTGTTAGGTTTTGGCTTTACACAAAGGCAAAAAGAAATCCAATACAGTCCAGATACAATCAAAATTCATCTTTACGAATTTTGGGCAAATTTAATTAAAGAACCGATCGTACTAGTAGGTGCATCAATGGGAGGTGCAACTGCGATTGACTTTACTCTCACCTATCCTGAAATTGTGAAATCGCTAGTATTGATTAATAGTTTGGGTTATACTGGCGCTCCCACCTTTAGCAAATACTTGTTTCCTCCTTTTGACTTTTTTGCTGTAGAATACCTGCGCCAACGCCACATTTTGGCATTCAATATAGGCAGTACTTTAGCTAATTTAGATCCAAAAATTCTTTCGGCTATTCAGTGCGCCATGCTACACCAAGAAATGCCTGGTTGGTATGATGCCATGATTTCTTATGTCAAAACTGGTGGTTACACTAACTTGGCGAATAGAATTGCCCAAGTAGATAAACCAACACTAATTTTATGGGGAGAAAATGATGATATGCTGGCATCTGGAGATGCAGAAAAATTTCAGAAAGATATTGCCAATTCTCAACTAATCAAGCTGAAAAATTGTGGTCACGCTCCTCAAATAGAACAACCACAAATAACATCTCAACATATTTTGCAGTTTTTGCAATATGGCGATTTTTAA
- a CDS encoding cytochrome P450-like protein, protein MELKNKVLKAHRRQIRFSRILAKVGYNTAIGKLLRLGLYYMDGLTMLRAWRDFLYIRKDNIGDKFFAVDQAIMHSSHAQVRELMQVEPQVRGNDLGIIRILAPSYMLNNPLSLGMNGNEHTGIRAVFLQALPNPTEQAEFLGQLVNKSLSKAAIQGQLHIGNDLPRMMVAILHELVFQISLSEEEITASAAYIKGLALASLPNFISKYLLSFKTSPNIRHRQRLIERYKQSPRWSLYLATGAQYQLNAHQIANSLFDMIHIAGTAGTSALLGSVIGVLCLDNALRNDVISEVNAVWDGKDTPSGYALAQSTLLNKVILETARLYPPVRFVSQLSTERGEVEIGTQRCPFQRGTRLLGSIFTANRDANRYKNPDNFDLTRDFSDILSWNGEGHERVCPGRALSIGLIQMFCLYLFKNYQWNSFTEVKWDFEKVTAVTPNNLVLQGFASKR, encoded by the coding sequence ATGGAACTCAAAAATAAAGTTCTCAAAGCCCACAGACGCCAGATACGGTTTTCACGTATTCTAGCCAAGGTCGGTTATAACACTGCCATTGGCAAGTTGCTGCGCTTAGGTCTCTATTATATGGATGGTTTGACCATGCTCAGGGCATGGCGAGACTTTCTCTACATCCGTAAGGACAATATCGGAGACAAATTTTTCGCAGTAGACCAAGCAATTATGCATTCCTCTCATGCGCAAGTGAGGGAACTAATGCAAGTTGAGCCGCAAGTGCGAGGAAATGATTTAGGTATTATTAGAATCCTCGCCCCAAGCTATATGCTCAATAATCCACTGAGTTTGGGAATGAATGGTAATGAACATACAGGAATTCGTGCTGTATTTTTGCAAGCTTTACCAAATCCAACCGAACAGGCAGAGTTTTTAGGGCAGTTAGTTAATAAATCTTTGTCAAAAGCTGCTATACAAGGCCAATTACATATCGGTAACGATTTGCCTAGGATGATGGTGGCAATTTTGCACGAACTTGTTTTCCAAATTTCATTATCTGAGGAAGAAATTACTGCATCGGCTGCCTATATTAAAGGTTTGGCTCTCGCATCCTTACCAAATTTTATTAGCAAATATCTACTGTCATTCAAAACATCACCAAATATTCGCCATCGCCAGCGTTTAATTGAGCGATATAAACAATCGCCAAGATGGTCATTATATCTAGCCACAGGTGCCCAATATCAGTTGAACGCACACCAAATTGCTAATAGCTTGTTCGATATGATTCATATTGCTGGTACTGCTGGCACGAGTGCGCTTTTAGGATCTGTAATTGGTGTTTTATGCTTAGATAATGCTTTAAGAAATGACGTAATTTCAGAAGTTAATGCGGTTTGGGATGGCAAGGATACTCCGAGTGGATATGCTTTAGCACAGTCAACATTGCTCAATAAGGTAATTCTAGAAACAGCCCGTCTCTATCCGCCTGTACGGTTTGTTAGCCAGCTTTCCACAGAAAGAGGTGAGGTTGAAATTGGTACACAGCGTTGTCCGTTTCAAAGGGGAACTCGCTTGCTTGGTTCTATTTTTACAGCTAATCGGGATGCTAATAGATACAAAAATCCCGATAATTTTGATTTAACGCGGGATTTTTCTGATATTTTATCTTGGAATGGTGAAGGACATGAGCGAGTTTGTCCTGGCAGAGCTTTATCAATTGGCTTAATTCAAATGTTCTGTTTGTATTTGTTCAAAAATTATCAATGGAACTCATTTACAGAAGTAAAGTGGGATTTTGAAAAAGTAACTGCTGTCACTCCGAATAATTTAGTTCTACAAGGCTTTGCTTCAAAACGGTAA